A single window of Anopheles moucheti chromosome 2, idAnoMoucSN_F20_07, whole genome shotgun sequence DNA harbors:
- the LOC128305112 gene encoding transmembrane protein 198 — protein MHYRHEDILVPHARNNHSLGVAASDAKYEQSIVWPFLIQNAMENPLCTSTTSTTSTVSVLLWTTIAVFGIVYTLLGYRCLRAIGFLTGLAAGAGCIVLLQNKNITGFGNLAAPALAVVAGLFGAVLGSTHPISSTLIGASAGALVAGATIAACIATLPHYIFGENELFVSVVGGAIICAIVTLFCPKFMSIIASSIIGSAMILCSIDFFMHGLNTLDWIFNMKPDPTPPPCWGGVILCCWPISSVLGVLVQSFVTAWKIDHRRQLHHRRRRHYKGRSGSRSRETREEARQRKYRYLYQVRTARGDIISQNFVSALQKHVTTDSGPPSEVSTKLGSNDRNTARSDRTHLTNLPDSDFDKMDSSCEKR, from the exons ATGCATTACCGCCACGAGGATATTTTGGTGCCACACGCGCGGAATAACCATTCCCTGGGTGTAgctgcatccgatgcgaaatATGAACAATCCATCGTTTGGCCCTTCCTTATTCAG AATGCGATGGAAAATCCGCTTTGCACCTCGACCACGTCAACGACATCGACCGTATCCGTGCTGCTCTGGACGACGATTGCGGTGTTCGGGATTGTTTACACCTTGCTGG GATATCGATGCCTACGCGCGATAGGATTCCTCACCGGATTAGCGGCCGGTGCCGGTTGTATAGTTCTGTTgcagaacaaaaacataaccgGATTCGGCAACCTAGCGGCACCAG CATTGGCCGTTGTTGCTGGCCTGTTCGGTGCAGTACTCGGTTCGACACATCCCATCTCATCCACACTGATAGGAGCTTCCGCCGGTGCATTAGTAGCCGGTGCAACGATTGCCGCCTGCATAGCCACGTTACCTCATTACATATTTGGT GAGAACGAGCTGTTCGTATCCGTCGTCGGTGGAGCCATCATTTGTGCCATCGTGACACTGTTCTGCCCAAAGTTTATGTCCATCATCGCATCCAGCATCATCGGTTCCGCCATGATACTTTGCTCGATCGATTTCTTTATGCATGGACTGAACACGCTCGACTGG ATCTTCAACATGAAGCCAGACCCCACGCCACCGCCGTGCTGGGGCGGTGTGATCCTTTGCTGCTGGCCCATCTCGTCCGTGCTTGGGGTGCTGGTGCAGAGCTTTGTTACCGCCTGGAAAATTGACCACCGGCGTCAGCTACATCACCGCCGGAGGCGACACTACAAGGGCCGGTCGGGTTCGAGATCGCGCGAAACCCGGGAAGAGGCCCGCCAGCGCAAGTATCGCTATCTGTATCAGGTTCGCACTGCCCGGGGCGATATTATCTCGCAG AATTTTGTGTCCGCCCTACAGAAGCATGTTACCACGGATTCCGGCCCACCATCGGAAGTATCCACGAAGCTAGGTTCGAACGATCGCAACACAGCCCGCAGCGACCGCACCCATCTGACGAACCTGCCCGATTCCGACTTCGATAAGATGGATTCGAGCTGCGAGAAACGTTGA